From the genome of Rhinatrema bivittatum chromosome 11, aRhiBiv1.1, whole genome shotgun sequence:
agctacactaactgcactaaccacatcctctggcaacaaattccagagcttaattgtgcgttgagtgagaaagaattttctccgattagtcttaaatgtgctacttgctaacttcatggaatgccccctagtccttctattggcAATGAGACTTTACGGATAAAGAATTCTAAGTCCTGCCCTGTCTTACCACTCCATGACTGAGACACAAAGAGTTTCAGATCATTAACTGATAAATTAGGACTGATAAATTAGGACCCGAGTCTTATTTTCTTCAGGCTTTGCTCTGTGTAGTCACGGACAGTCACCTCACCTAAACTGTTCCCACCCACATCTTAGGTCCatgtttgtttaattttcctTACTATTCTCATTTTACCTTTAACCCTTTCCCAGCTGATTGTGAGGTGCTGCTGAACCCTAACTGCCAGATCAACAACCTGACAGAATACCTGAAGAAGAAATGCCAGTGCGAACCTGGAGGTGAGAAAGCAGCTGGTGGGCTGAATCCCAAAGGCTGGAATCTGGAGGTTACTCCCCGTACAAGGCTCAGGAGATAGATCACAATGTCCCACCTCTCATACAGGACGAATCAataagtccgcgggagagcgggcgaacgcccgctctcccagcgcgtgcacaggccacttgcctgtgcgcgcgatgcagtatttaaattaggtccagcggtagaaacaggcaaaaggaggcgctagggaaactagcgcgtccctagcgtctccttttggcccggagcagcagctgtcagcaggttttacagccgacgctcaattttgccggcgtcggttctcgagcccgctgacagctacgggctcggaaaccggacgccggcaaaattaagcatccggttttcgacccgacagccgccgaccgacttcaattttttttttatttatttttttttttacccttcgggacctccgacttaatatcgccatgatattaagtaggagggtgcacagaaaagcagtttttactgcttttctgtgcactttcccagtgcctgaagaaattagggcctacctttgggtaggccctaatttctgaaagtaaaatgtgcggcttggctgcacattttacttactgaatcgcgcggccatacctaatagggccatcaaaatgcatttgcatgttgagggcgctattaggttcggcgggttggacgcgcgttttccgccccttactgaataaagggtaagggaaaacgcgcgtccaatgacaatgtactgtatcggtctgatAGCGAGCCCAGGGGATAAATCCCACCCCatagaggggccaatgcaatatagtgtgctcagtCTAGCGCACAGCTTGATGCACGTTTTGGATAACTCCCATTGCAGGaatgggattagcacatccaaaacacacgtccaaacaaGCACATAGCtcttagcgctcatcacatgtaaataccatgtagatgaggctattagctattaacccTAATGCAAAAAACTGCCATGCGCCCGATGTGCaatttttaacatggaaaatttaacaccagccctggagctggcatagAGTCTTGCCGTGTGTCAAGGGTTcaactaaacaaacaaaaatactgcttttttgtggttccttctacttagcATCGCAATGTTAGATTTTCCAAGTTAAAAAGTGCAGAGACTGCAAtgaacaaatcaactcctcttgttagacttttcattgcttataaagactaaaattctttagatgtcaattttacaacgaatacctctgaatgtgtctgtaacaccagcCCCTGTAACTCCAAGCCACCTCCCAAAAAACCCTCCCcgattctctccctccctcccccccatgcaaGTGTATAAGATACGCATGAAAAGGCTATTGGCATATTCTCGTGCCatgagtattttaaatgctaggtgcatactttataaaatgaggtaAGAATTTATGGGCGCAtgtatgtttcttttaaaatttaccagttaGATTgaaagctctttgggacagggactTACTGTATCTGAATTCCCATCCCCATTGCACAGTGCTGCTAAGTACAATCATCTTCATTTGTGTAGCACACCCCAGCTACTGACTGTAGAAATGTGTTCATGGGTGCATAAGTTCCCACATTTAATCTAACAgcatgctcccctcccccctaccacacgcacacacaaagtCTTAGCCCCATGCTTTGTAAAAACCCAATCAGCTACCAAAACTAGCGAGGCAGACGCACTTAAACTTTCATCCAGGAGTACTTGCAGAAGAGGACATACGTGTGCCCACTTCATCTGTACGCCTGTCTCTCttcattctctcctctctctttcctgctCTATCCAGACTCCATTGACCTCCTTGATGAATCTGGGACTTTGCTGAACCTGAGTGAAATGGAGGGATCTTCAGAATCTGCCAGTAATTACATGCATGAGCGACAGCATTATGTCCTCCTCAAGGTCATCCGTAAGTACCTCTCCCAAAATCACAGCTATCAGGGGTGAGGTAACTCCCCTCTGAGGGGTTAAAATAAATGTCGTGGGGCAGGGCCTGACAGGGTATATGATGCACCCTATCACATGAAGCATGCCCCCAGTATTAAGACAAATGAATCCCTCTGTGTAATGGAAACCTATTCTTAGCATCCATGTTTTACATTCCATAGGTGGTGACGGATCAGAACCAATCCACTATCAGTCCCTGCTGGAGAACCTGGGACAAAGCCATCCGGTCTTGGCAGGTGAGGGAGCAGCCTAGATATGATTATCATGCTATAGGAAAGCCAGGCTCATGGCTGCCCTCTGCAGGATTACTTGGGGCAGCATGCCTGGGTCTCTATAGGGGACTTTGAAGCTGTCGCACCACTCAGTAGCCTTGCCACAATGAGCCATTGAGGTTGAAGTGAAGGGCTTATTCATTCCGGATAAAGCTGAAATCCTCATCTCCCCTTCACAGCCCTCAATGTGCTTCTGATCTTC
Proteins encoded in this window:
- the C11H22orf15 gene encoding uncharacterized protein C22orf15 homolog, coding for MFVTVKFGADCEVLLNPNCQINNLTEYLKKKCQCEPGDSIDLLDESGTLLNLSEMEGSSESASNYMHERQHYVLLKVIRGDGSEPIHYQSLLENLGQSHPVLAERLQKLSNPQLKEKARTSVQKKLRPPKESPNTTPTKSRTQSHNKGSAPSHMST